A genomic segment from Drosophila miranda strain MSH22 chromosome 3, D.miranda_PacBio2.1, whole genome shotgun sequence encodes:
- the LOC117188213 gene encoding uncharacterized protein LOC117188213 — protein sequence MPCDKARKVAVGFKDPKEESEVRRAPRISPSRPLRQRDELRRSEPPSQRFADQAQGAGRRNSRLRVKKRMRICVHTAASSSHGRAMGGRCKNCQEPTPTGGRQCAPNRRRARHSPRRHRGHNKLEAAGSHQPRSKRQAGRSSPPQHCGLRTRRVSVACGDGDLSRQSGKRFGSDGPANMSWGCKFGANGTSGNRTSRKETSSSWPRTICRLRSGSWGGSSPPTKERTACSGSSK from the coding sequence gttcgtcggGCGCCGAGGATATCCCCAAGTCGTCCATTGCGACAACGGGATGAACTTCGTCGGAGCGAGCCGCCATCTCAGCGCTTTGCGGATCAGGCTCAAGGAGCAGGGAGACGCAATTCGCGACTTCGCGTCAAAAAACGGATGCGAATTTGCGTTCATACCGCCGCGAGCTCCTCACATGGGAGGGCTATGGGAGGCAGGTGTAAAAACTGCCAAGagcctactcctacgggcggTAGGCAGTGCGCCCCTAACCGCCGAAGAGCTCGCCACAGTCCTCGTCGGCATCGAGGCCATAATAAACTCGAGGCCGCTGGGAGCCATCAGCCAAGATCCAAGCGACAGGCGGGTCGCTCATCGCCCCCCCAGCACTGCGGACTCCGGACCAGGAGAGTCTCAGTTGCTTGCGGCGATGGCGACTTGTCTCGTCAGTCAGGCAAGCGTTttggcagcgatggtcccgCGAATATGTCCTGGGGCTGCAAATTCGGGGCAAATGGCACCAGCGGCAACCGAACCTCGAGGAAGGAGACCTCGTCATCGTGGCCGAGGACAATCTGCCGCCTCAGGAGTGGCTCGTGGGGAGGGTCATCGCCACCCACGAAGGAGAGGACGGCATGTTCAGGGTCGTCGAAATAA